In one Bactrocera tryoni isolate S06 chromosome 5, CSIRO_BtryS06_freeze2, whole genome shotgun sequence genomic region, the following are encoded:
- the LOC120776649 gene encoding uncharacterized protein LOC120776649 isoform X2, which yields MQSLDSSCQEADFIINDTLKKLKGSNTSINSNSNSTTSALTSLNSSGSSSSSILRHQHPHQQLIYQQHSSLPQQTKQPQYSHYQHLQSALQCPAPSPQPQQLTTPPPPPAPLSSVTFPTKSSLLDSSLLHCNITQIPSQPPYCIFDDGTESPSEVPPAEILATSSSSSVGGGSGNIGSLDGIVLLAEPSATTSTHANTSSAVPSPSSCSSSTNLSNFNSITSPSPVVPDLLLSTPPGVNSSSSLGDSTANTSYGGIGTNAFLTSLTQSSQFSTTTATHHSNNNNITITSNNNNKKADKRPSASFSTQQQQQQHSNHSHHHQHHYQQSSTHHHPPQHLLNISSPLAGAIASSSPTSSPSKRQKISKDATSRSSPSTSTTRASTNKRDGNNTVPTNSTTTTTSGASGTISATGSSKFFNIHDKIRENYLQLLANDLNAFTETGLKQRSRAFVLERLVESEKLNTIVVNLYPGNKGYSLALHYDERQLLTANGELVHGGEASGNVPGVSGTESGLVGMGISSSANIYRGASSRNTCSSNSSSKMSLASIPPDLKCGTDFDSTAELKLKAAGRADDNSQQHEYALIEVLRWPYENDQLLQCIDREVIPDFLVDMLNAPSLTLNASQDDSEPRTYAKPNVFYAGCVIAQIRDFRQTFAISTNICDTKHVLLRPTNATIFSDIQHLASTTNMSINPTIPSMVGAAICGAEDKLQLESQLVLATAEPLCLDPDPNIGRFAINAQNARQLFNTHELRRQMKKYTQISINRKRKLDQFTHHYGLELCDYLTRLRAKPRTSSSANANTTAATAPSNNPLVSAMLTSFSSKVPRRPRDVIRPIRPPRLEYPANLKVPEQLISVEKYAKTYERPRETTDCQPQLIEEYVLETEREENAGRRVIYHIKLSIFQRPSNSEYLGELYVDRDYREGERNGESCRFSLGTRIHANRYIQQFTEIFTEEGRKAVKITHLMPGHLPKVTHTGITPEQRQALLLQQRQAALLAAQQQQQQQQHVQHTSTANVNAQHVTVASATAGGNQQTQQQQQQQHVVLVGPNGQQQHILPATVQHINTVGLQQVSQSVCGVGGSVQQQQQQQHIAITPTGSNLSKNINIVGLTASNAAAVQQVLRQQQMQQQQQQQQQQQQITTQFIDANGSTMHVQTSGVHAQQQQQQQQQTQHIQLHSVGGSNAHTTTQLSLSNGSLVLVQQHPITQSQQQQQTQTIQHAGITIQPANVQQQQQQQQQQQKTQVITAAQLNAVAGANSALRTQLSSSVPILQAQLKAAPLLTAQQQQQLLHKSAQQQQQQSTASSNSTTLHTNPEINAIFTNIMNSANQFQQQKQQQQQQQQQQQQLQQSSNNTVSSSSNVKNSSNASIRSLLNSAPAAMTSTPVASGTFTTSTGQHQTVTLVQHTSSTPQQQQHQSIVSGDSFVQVTTQPTTVSAATTTVQQRKPTNNEVLQNLLHTNRKFNIVTSGGNIVTASTGGTTFRTAAGNLVAVNLNQATQHQNQTDGQQSQQQTTGTQAQQTHQTVRVSMSALASQLASPPAIMTNPNSANFGYTVNTLGGNGGTVNAVNAVSGTTGNSIKILNSGVQQQRVALANALRRDSSNTGAPPNAIVVGVAAPSPGSDSNASNASGFAVPQPTSATNSVGTATSLTLLGAATPSPSGSDHSQSSQTQNQVLLERLHNNSATTATAIPNMSPQQQQQQQSHAHTQYLTKTLVQSPAAASSIHSPMSSPHPQPSPSPQHHHHQQQQQQQQQQSTASNTTTTLNLQGINLLQGAIANFPGLQNVQLQIPGLAQPLSLQLQSAVQQQPQHTSQTNAATVSCVVSGGGGNAGGGGVTASSNNNVAGGAGSSSMGQQTHIQQRSLLVSVPVSTHSQQQQQQSTQQQHTITLQAASGTQQTQNHVQHVVPPTGTIVNLPTGGTATTAGTQTVVLTNTATGGAGAGSNVGNVVGGGGTTTTMLTLPIV from the exons ATGCAAAGCTTGGATTCATCATGTCAAGAAGCTGAT TTTATAATAAATGACACGCTTAAAAAGCTTAAAGGCTCCAATACTAGCATAAATAGTAACAGTAATTCAACAACTTCAGCTTTAACATCTTTGAATTCAAGcggaagcagcagcagcagcatacTAAGGCATCAACATCCTCACCAGCAACTAATCTATCAACAACATTCTTCTCTTCCTCAACAAACCAAGCAGCCACAGTACTCGCATTATCAGCACTTACAGAGCGCACTGCAGTGTCCTGCACCGTCACCGCAACCACAACAGCTCACAacaccaccgccaccaccagcACCATTGAGCAGCGTTACATTTCCCACGAAAAGTTCGTTGCTTGACTCCAGTCTGCTACATTGTAACATCACACAAATTCCTAGCCAACCGCCGTATTGTATTTTCGACGATGGAACTGAATCGCCCAGTGAAGTTCCGCCTGCTGAAATACTCGCAACTAGTAGTAGCAGTAGTGTTGGTGGTGGCAGCGGTAATATCGGTAGCTTGGACGGAATTGTTCTACTCGCAGAGCCATCGGCCACAACATCAACGCATGCAAATACTTCGTCTGCGGTGCCATCTCCATCATCATGCTCATCATCTACAAATCTTTCCAACTTTAATTCGATCACTTCACCATCGCCGGTAGTGCCCGATTTATTGTTATCAACACCGCCGGGCGTAAATTCCTCATCATCACTTGGCGATTCAACTGCTAATACCAGTTATGGTGGCATCGGAACAAATGCATTTCTAACATCTTTAACGCAGTCATCACAATtttctacaacaacagcaacgcatcatagcaacaataataatattacaataaccagtaataacaataacaaaaaggcTGATAAACGTCCTTCCGCGTCTTTTAGTactcaacagcaacaacaacagcacagcAATCATTCACACCATCACCAACACCATTACCAGCAATCATCGACGCATCATCATCCACCGCAGCATTTGTTAAATATATCGTCGCCATTGGCAGGTGCGATCGCATCTTCATCGCCCACCTCTTCGCCTAGTAAGCGGCAGAAAATTTCTAAAGATGCAACAAGCCGATCATCACCATCAACATCAACGACGCGTGCGTCAACTAACAAACGCGATGGCAACAACACTGTCCCAACTaatagcacaacaacaacaacatctggTGCTAGTGGAACAATATCGGCGACAGGGTCATCTAAGTTTTTCAACATACATGATAAGATTcgagaaaattatttgcaattgctgGCTAACGATTTAAATGCGTTTACGGAAACTGGG CTCAAGCAGCGTTCACGTGCTTTTGTTTTGGAACGTTTAGTAGAGAGCGAAAAATTAAACACTATCGTTGTAAACCTATACCCTGGTAATAAAGGATACTCATTAGCATTACATTATGATGAGCGGCAGTTGTTGACAGCTAACGGTGAATTAGTGCATGGTGGCGAGGCGTCCGGCAATGTACCGGGCGTTAGCGGTACTGAAAGCGGGCTAGTTGGCATGGGTATCAGCTCCTCTGCCAACATATATAGAGGTGCTTCTAGTCGGAATACATGTAGCAGTAACAGTAGTAGTAAAATGAGTTTGGCCTCCATACCGCCAGATTTAAAGTGCGGCACCGACTTCGATAGTACAGCTGAATTAAAGCTGAAAGCAGCCGGTAGGGCTGATGATAATAGCCAACAACATGAGTACGCTTTAATCGAAGTATTGCGTTGGCCCTACGAGAACGATCAGTTGTTGCAGTGCATCGATCGTGAGGTAATACCGGACTTTCTAGTTGACATGTTGAATGCACCTAGCCTCACACTGAACGCTTCTCAAGATGATAGCGAACCCCGTACCTACGCTAAGCCAAATGTATTTTACGCTGGCTGCGTGATTGCGCAAATACGCGATTTTCGACAAACCTTCGCTATATCGACGAATATCTGTGATACGAAACACGTCCTCCTGCGGCCCACAAATGCTACCATTTTTTCTGATATCCAGCACTTGGCAAGCACAACGAATATGAGCATAAATCCAACAATACCCTCAATGGTTGGTGCAGCAATTTGTGGCGCAGAGGACAAATTACAACTAGAAAGTCAGTTAGTGTTGGCCACTGCGGAACCGTTGTGTCTAGATCCCGATCCTAATATTGGGCGTTTCGCCATCAATGCACAGAATGCACGTCAACTATTTAATACACACGAGTTGCGGCGACAAATGAAGAAGTATACACAGATATCGATAAATCGAAAACGGAAATTGGATCAGTTCACACATCATTACGGACTGGAGTTGTGTGATTATTTGACGCGTTTACGCGCCAAACCACGTACCAGTAGTAGTGCAAATGCCAATACTACAGCGGCAACAGCACCCAGCAATAATCCATTGGTGAGTGCCATGCTCACGTCATTCTCGTCGAAAGTGCCACGTCGTCCGCGTGACGTCATACGACCTATTCGACCGCCACGTCTAGAGTATCCAGCGAATCTAAAGGTGCCCGAGCAGCTAATAAGTGTGGAAAAGTATGCCAAAACGTACGAACGGCCACGCGAAACCACGGATTGCCAGCCGCAACTGATCGAGGAGTATGTGCTGGAAACCGAACGCGAAGAAAATGCTGGACGTCGTGTGATATATCACATAAAACTTTCGATTTTCCAACGACCCTCAAATTCTGAGTACCTGGGTGAGCTGTATGTTGATCGTGATTATCGTGAGGGGGAACGAAATGGCGAGTCGTGTCGCTTTTCGTTAGGTACACGCATACATGCGAATCGCTACATACAGCAATTCACAGAGATTTTCACCGAAGAGGGTCGCAAAGCGGTTAAAATAACGCATTTGATGCCGGGCCACTTGCCTAAGGTAACGCATACGGGGATAACACCGGAACAACGACAAGCTCTGTTGCTGCAGCAACGGCAAGCTGCTCTATtagcagcacaacaacagcaacagcaacaacagcatgtGCAACATACTTCAACCGCAAATGTGAATGCTCAACACGTGACCGTTGCATCAGCAACAGCAGGTGGCAATCAACagacgcagcagcagcagcagcaacagcacgTTGTGTTGGTAGGACCGAATGGACAGCAGCAACACATATTGCCCGCTACTGTGCAGCATATAAACACTGTCGGTCTACAGCAAGTGTCACAAAGTGTTTGCGGAGTGGGCGGTAgtgtgcaacagcaacaacaacagcaacatattGCTATTACGCCAACCGGCAGCAATTTGTCGAAGAATATCAATATTGTCGGTTTAACTGCCAGCAATGCTGCCGCGGTGCAGCAAGTATTGCGCCAACAACaaatgcagcagcagcaacaacaacagcagcagcagcagcaaattaCAACCCAATTTATAGATGCGAACGGCTCAACGATGCATGTGCAGACGAGCGGTGTGCAtgcgcagcaacagcagcaacaacaacagcaaacacaacACATACAACTACATTCGGTGGGCGGTAGTAATGCGCACACTACAACGCAACTCAGTCTCAGCAATGGTTCTCTAGTGTTAGTGCAACAACATCCTATAACGCAAagtcaacagcaacaacaaacacaaactaTACAACATGCCGGCATCACTATACAACCTGCCaacgtgcaacaacaacaacaacaacagcagcagcaacaaaagacTCAGGTTATCACGGCGGCTCAATTGAATGCCGTTGCTGGTGCAAATTCAGCACTGCGCACACAACTCAGTTCCAGCGTGCCAATATTG CAAGCGCAGCTGAAGGCCGCGCCTTTACTCACtgcacagcagcaacagcagctttTGCATAAatctgcacaacaacaacaacaacagagtaCTGCCAGTAGTAATTCCACTACATTACACACCAATCCTGAGATAAATGCAATCTTCACAAACATCATGAATAGCGCCAATCAgttccaacaacaaaaacaacagcagcagcagcaacaacaacagcaacagcagttgCAGCAATCCT CAAACAACACTgtgagcagcagcagcaatgtaAAGAATAGCAGCAACGCTTCCATACGCAGTCTGTTGAATAGCGCACCTGCTGCCATGACAAGTACGCCTGTGGCAAGCGGCACTTTCACCACTTCCACTGGCCAACATCAGACTGTCACATTGGTGCAACACACAAGTTCGACGcctcaacaacagcaacatcaaaGCATTGTTAGTGGTGATAGTTTTGTCCAGGTGACAACACAGCCAACCACTGTCTCAGCGGCAACTACAACCGTGCAACAACGTAAACCAACCAACAATGAAGTGTTGCAGAATCTCTTGCATACTAATCGCAAATTCAATATCGTCACCAGTGGTGGTAATATTGTAACTGCCAGTACTGGGGGTACTACCTTCCGCACTGCAGCCGGCAATTTGGTTGCTGTCAATCTGAATCAAGCAACACAACACCAAAATCAAACGGATGGGCAGCAATCGCAACAACAAACGACCGGCACACAAGCTCAGCAAACACATCAAACGGTACGCGTTTCAATGTCGGCACTCGCCTCACAGTTAGCCTCCCCGCCAGCCATTATGACAAATCCAAATTCGGCAAACTTTGGCTACACTGTGAACACTTTGGGTGGTAATGGTGGTACAGTGAATGCAGTTAACGCTGTGAGCGGTACAACCGGCAATAGTATCAAAATACTCAATAGTGGCGTCCAACAACAGCGTGTGGCATTGGCAAATGCATTGCGACGCGACTCGAGCAATACGGGTGCACCGCCAAACGCTATAGTTGTTGGTGTGGCAGCACCTTCGCCGGGCAGTGATTCGAATGCATCGAATGCTAGTGGTTTCGCCGTGCCACAGCCAACTAGTGCCACCAACTCGGTGGGCACCGCAACCAGTTTGACACTGCTCGGTGCGGCCACACCATCCCCATCTGGTTCGGATCATTCACAATCGTCGCAAACGCAAAATCAAGTATTGCTTGAGCGTTTGCACAACAATAGTGCCACTACAGCGACGGCGATACCGAATATGTcgccacagcagcagcaacaacagcaatcacacgcacacacccagTATCTAACGAAAACGCTGGTGCAATCGCCAGCTGCTGCCTCATCCATACACTCACCTATGTCTAGTCCACATCCACAGCCATCACCATCCCCAcagcatcatcatcatcagcagcaacagcaacaacaacaacagcaatctaCTGCCTCCAATACTACCACCACATTGAACTTACAAGGTATTAATTTATTGCAAGGCGCCATAGCCAATTTCCCCGGCCTGCAGAACGTACAACTACAAATACCGGGCTTGGCGCAACCGCTCTCATTGCAATTGCAATCTGCTGTACAACAACAGCCACAACACACATCACAAACGAATGCTGCCACTGTATCGTGTGTAGTTAGCGGCGGCGGTGGCAAtgctggtggtggtggtgtcaCTGCTTCCTCTAACAACAATGTTGCTGGTGGCGCCGGTAGCAGTAGTATGggtcaacaaacacatatacagcAACGCAGCTTATTGGTATCAGTTCCTGTCTCAACACAcagccaacagcaacaacaacagtcgaCACAACAGCAGCATACGATAACTCTGCAAGCGGCATCGGGGACGCAGCAAACACAAAATCATGTGCAACATGTTGTACCGCCCACGGGTACGATTGTTAATCTGCCAACTGGTGGCACTGCCACAACTGCTGGCACGCAAACTGTAGTGCTAACGAATACTGCGACAGGTGGCGCAGGTGCTGGTAGCAATGTGGGAAATGTAGTGGGTGGTGGAggcactacaacaacaatgctaacCTTGCCAATTG